One region of Halomonas huangheensis genomic DNA includes:
- a CDS encoding bifunctional allantoicase/(S)-ureidoglycine aminohydrolase → MSTANPARSYYAPRGGHPDQKVMTTDRAMFTEAFAVIPKGVYRDIVTSKLPHWHNTRLWVLSRPLSGFAETFSQYIMEVGPEGGSERPEPNPDAEGVLFVVEGELELTLAGKTHTMVAGGYAFIPPGSDWQLFNRSSEPVRFHWVRKAYERVEGIDLPEPIVTNENDIEPTVMPDCNEVWATTRFVDPDDMRHDMHVTVVTFQPGGVIPFDETHVMEHGLYVLEGKAVYHLNQQWVEVEAGDYMWLRAFCPQACYAGGPGPFRYLLYKDVNRHMKLPTLD, encoded by the coding sequence ATGAGCACAGCCAATCCCGCTAGAAGCTACTACGCACCTCGTGGTGGCCATCCGGATCAGAAGGTCATGACGACCGATCGCGCCATGTTCACCGAGGCTTTTGCGGTAATTCCCAAGGGTGTTTATCGCGACATTGTCACCAGCAAGCTGCCGCATTGGCACAATACTCGCCTCTGGGTCCTGTCGCGGCCGTTATCCGGCTTCGCCGAGACCTTTTCCCAGTACATCATGGAAGTTGGTCCGGAGGGGGGGAGCGAACGTCCGGAGCCCAATCCCGATGCTGAGGGCGTGCTCTTTGTTGTCGAAGGGGAGTTGGAACTGACCCTCGCCGGCAAGACCCATACCATGGTGGCAGGTGGTTACGCTTTCATCCCACCGGGAAGTGACTGGCAGCTGTTCAACCGCTCTTCAGAGCCAGTACGCTTCCATTGGGTGCGCAAGGCCTATGAGCGTGTCGAAGGCATTGATCTGCCGGAGCCGATCGTCACCAACGAGAATGATATCGAGCCGACGGTGATGCCGGACTGCAATGAGGTCTGGGCGACCACGCGCTTCGTCGATCCGGACGATATGCGCCACGATATGCACGTCACTGTCGTCACCTTCCAGCCCGGCGGTGTGATTCCCTTCGACGAGACCCACGTCATGGAACATGGCCTGTACGTGCTCGAAGGCAAGGCGGTGTACCACCTCAATCAGCAGTGGGTCGAGGTCGAGGCCGGCGACTACATGTGGCTACGTGCCTTCTGCCCTCAGGCCTGCTACGCCGGCGGTCCCGGCCCCTTCCGCTATCTGCTGTACAAGGATGTGAACCGGCATATGAAACTGCCGACGCTGGACTGA
- a CDS encoding aspartate/glutamate racemase family protein gives MKLLVINPNISRDVTSLIESEARRSARPGTELSMATASFGVAYIETRAEAQIGGYASMQIAAEHYMQHDAVIVAAFGDPGLPALREILPIPVTGMTEAALVSACQQGNRFSIIAISQRIQSWYRETIASYGFSDRLASIRALDEPLAHIGRVQQDQGDRLIALAERAVADDGADVLILAGAPLAGLARSVSDRLPVPALDGVTCAMHQAQAMVDLAANTPRRGSFAPPPSKGCQGLSESLSSLVGRQHLPPHPIREV, from the coding sequence ATGAAACTACTTGTCATCAATCCCAACATCTCGCGGGATGTCACCTCCCTTATAGAAAGCGAAGCGCGCCGCAGTGCTCGCCCAGGTACCGAGCTGAGCATGGCTACCGCCTCTTTCGGCGTTGCCTACATAGAAACCCGCGCCGAGGCTCAGATCGGTGGGTACGCCTCCATGCAGATTGCCGCTGAACACTATATGCAGCATGACGCGGTGATTGTTGCCGCCTTTGGAGACCCGGGCCTACCGGCCCTGCGTGAGATTCTCCCCATCCCTGTCACGGGCATGACCGAGGCCGCTCTGGTCAGCGCTTGCCAACAGGGCAACCGCTTTTCGATTATCGCCATTTCCCAGCGAATCCAGTCCTGGTACCGCGAAACCATCGCCAGCTATGGCTTCAGTGATCGTCTAGCGAGTATCCGCGCCCTCGATGAGCCTCTCGCTCATATCGGCCGTGTCCAACAGGATCAGGGAGATCGCCTGATCGCCCTGGCCGAACGCGCGGTAGCCGATGACGGCGCCGATGTGCTGATCCTGGCCGGCGCGCCGTTGGCCGGACTCGCGCGCAGCGTGAGTGATCGGCTACCTGTTCCGGCACTGGATGGTGTGACCTGTGCCATGCACCAGGCCCAGGCGATGGTGGACCTTGCTGCCAATACACCACGTAGAGGCAGTTTCGCCCCTCCTCCGAGCAAGGGTTGCCAGGGCTTGAGCGAATCACTGTCAAGCCTGGTTGGTCGCCAGCACCTGCCTCCTCATCCCATTCGCGAAGTGTGA
- a CDS encoding YfcC family protein yields MNQTTPTSSEAADKATNTKRKTGLRIPNIYVILFVFIALASVATYFIPAGEYQRVPGPEGRTTIDAESFQFVDGSPTTLTDFMLAIPNGLMSAGQVVFFTFMIGGMFMVLRRTGIIEIGVDKLSRRFANRRLLMIPVLMTVFAVVATIIGTQELALVYVPVILPLMIALRFDSVTAAAVALCATTAGFATGVLNPINTGLAQQLSGLPLYSGFLLRTLAFIAILAAAIFFVMRYARKVSHDPAASLMADDPTETEKRHSYLHATDDGALTANPRQKLAALTTFAFMALLVYGVLAQGWFMMEMAGLFIIMGIVVGLVAGLTTEDICEGFNQGFRDVLVGAMIAGIARGVAVVLEDGQIMDTLVYGLGNLVGELPTLLSASGMYFAQLAFNFVVPSGSGQALVTMPIMAPLADLIGVTRQTAVLAYQLGDGIGNILYPTSGYFMATLALAGVPWQKWVKFFFPLFCVWIIISLGFLLVAQAIGWAG; encoded by the coding sequence ATGAATCAAACAACACCAACATCATCCGAGGCGGCCGACAAGGCCACCAACACGAAACGCAAGACCGGGCTACGTATCCCGAACATCTACGTCATTCTATTCGTCTTCATCGCTCTGGCCTCTGTCGCCACCTACTTTATACCGGCGGGTGAATACCAGCGCGTACCGGGCCCCGAAGGACGCACCACGATTGATGCCGAGTCATTCCAGTTCGTCGACGGCTCGCCCACCACACTCACTGACTTCATGCTGGCCATTCCCAATGGCCTGATGAGCGCCGGCCAGGTGGTGTTCTTCACCTTCATGATCGGTGGCATGTTCATGGTGCTTCGCCGCACCGGCATCATCGAGATCGGTGTCGATAAATTGAGTCGGCGCTTTGCCAACCGACGCCTGCTGATGATTCCGGTGTTGATGACAGTGTTCGCCGTCGTCGCCACTATCATCGGTACCCAGGAGCTGGCTCTGGTTTACGTTCCGGTCATTCTGCCGTTGATGATTGCGCTGCGCTTTGATTCAGTCACCGCCGCCGCAGTAGCGCTGTGCGCCACTACCGCAGGCTTCGCCACTGGGGTGCTCAACCCGATCAATACTGGCCTGGCACAACAGCTATCCGGCCTGCCTCTGTACTCCGGCTTTCTACTGCGTACGCTGGCCTTCATCGCGATTCTGGCTGCCGCCATTTTCTTCGTCATGCGCTACGCGAGGAAAGTCAGTCATGACCCCGCTGCCAGCCTGATGGCCGATGATCCGACCGAAACCGAAAAGCGTCACAGCTACCTTCATGCCACCGATGATGGAGCGCTGACCGCCAATCCACGCCAGAAACTGGCCGCACTGACGACTTTCGCCTTCATGGCCCTGCTGGTCTATGGCGTTCTGGCTCAGGGCTGGTTCATGATGGAAATGGCGGGCCTGTTCATCATCATGGGCATTGTTGTTGGCCTGGTGGCTGGCCTGACCACCGAAGACATCTGCGAAGGCTTCAACCAGGGCTTCCGTGATGTGCTGGTCGGCGCGATGATCGCCGGTATTGCGCGTGGCGTTGCCGTTGTACTCGAAGATGGTCAGATCATGGATACCCTGGTTTACGGGCTCGGCAATCTGGTTGGCGAACTACCGACGTTACTGTCCGCCAGCGGCATGTACTTCGCGCAACTGGCCTTCAACTTCGTGGTGCCATCCGGTAGTGGCCAGGCGCTGGTTACCATGCCAATCATGGCTCCATTGGCCGACCTGATCGGTGTTACTCGGCAAACAGCCGTGCTGGCCTATCAACTCGGCGACGGTATCGGCAATATCCTCTATCCAACGTCTGGCTATTTCATGGCCACTCTGGCACTGGCGGGCGTACCCTGGCAGAAATGGGTCAAGTTCTTCTTCCCACTGTTCTGCGTATGGATCATCATCTCGCTCGGCTTTCTGCTGGTTGCCCAGGCCATCGGCTGGGCCGGCTGA
- a CDS encoding TRAP transporter large permease — translation MTPAIIFTFLGFALLRMPLAFALGLASLVGLYVGGMDFSVLPQRMMHSVNSFPLMAIPLFMLAGELMVAAGILQRLVDFANSLIGRVHGGLAHVAIVAGMVLAAVSGAAVASASALGSSLVPSMRQQYDTGYSSAVVASAANLGAIIPPSNAMIVYALMAGSSVSVGGLFMAGVVPGIVLALGFMGLASFIAMRRRYPLAGGTIGLRHVLVQTWRALPILLMPIVVVGGIVAGAFTPTEGAAIAVVYALLIGFFVTRQLRLSDLPKAMFNAAVTAAMVGALIAFASTMTFAFTIDLIPMQLTAWLQGVTSDPMVFLLLVMALLIGVGMFIESNAAYIMLVPLLAPIALAYGIDPLLFGFLFVMNLVVGMMTPPVGVLLFVMCGISRISLNELMKSAWPFIVFQYAVLAVCIAFPSIVTWLPRALGY, via the coding sequence ATGACTCCCGCCATCATCTTCACCTTCCTTGGATTTGCTCTTCTGCGTATGCCACTGGCCTTTGCACTCGGCCTGGCGTCACTCGTCGGACTCTACGTCGGCGGCATGGATTTCTCGGTACTCCCCCAGCGCATGATGCACTCGGTCAACAGCTTCCCCTTGATGGCTATTCCGCTGTTCATGCTGGCTGGAGAACTGATGGTTGCCGCGGGCATCCTGCAACGCCTGGTCGACTTTGCCAACTCCCTGATCGGGAGAGTTCACGGTGGGCTGGCTCATGTGGCCATTGTCGCCGGCATGGTGCTGGCGGCGGTCAGCGGTGCTGCCGTAGCCAGTGCCAGTGCTCTGGGCAGCTCGCTGGTTCCCTCCATGCGCCAGCAGTACGATACGGGCTACAGCAGTGCCGTAGTGGCATCCGCGGCCAACCTTGGCGCCATCATTCCCCCCAGCAATGCCATGATCGTTTATGCGCTGATGGCGGGCTCCAGCGTGTCGGTAGGCGGCCTGTTCATGGCCGGCGTGGTACCCGGCATCGTTCTGGCGCTGGGCTTCATGGGTCTGGCCAGCTTCATCGCCATGCGCCGCCGCTATCCTCTGGCCGGTGGCACCATCGGGCTGCGTCATGTACTGGTCCAGACCTGGCGCGCCCTACCGATCCTGCTGATGCCAATCGTCGTCGTTGGTGGCATCGTCGCGGGTGCCTTCACGCCTACGGAGGGTGCCGCCATCGCCGTGGTCTACGCGCTGCTGATCGGGTTCTTCGTTACCCGCCAGCTCCGCCTGTCTGATCTCCCCAAGGCAATGTTCAATGCTGCGGTCACCGCCGCCATGGTGGGGGCTCTGATCGCCTTCGCCTCGACCATGACATTTGCCTTCACTATCGACCTGATTCCCATGCAATTGACCGCATGGCTACAAGGCGTCACCTCCGACCCGATGGTTTTCCTGCTGCTGGTCATGGCATTACTGATCGGAGTGGGCATGTTCATCGAATCCAATGCCGCCTACATCATGTTGGTTCCGCTGCTGGCTCCCATTGCCCTCGCCTATGGCATCGACCCACTGCTGTTCGGCTTCCTGTTCGTGATGAACCTGGTGGTCGGCATGATGACACCACCTGTGGGTGTTCTGCTGTTTGTGATGTGTGGCATCTCCCGCATCAGTCTCAACGAACTGATGAAAAGCGCATGGCCATTCATTGTCTTCCAGTACGCAGTGCTGGCTGTCTGTATCGCCTTCCCGAGCATCGTCACCTGGCTACCGCGCGCGCTGGGCTATTGA
- a CDS encoding ureidoglycolate lyase produces the protein MLELVAQPLTAEAFSAFGDVIDSRTSEHFPINAGRTQRHHDLARVETLGDNAHTLISIFVSQPISLPLELTFLERHPQGSQAFMPLHEERFVIVVAPPGENIDPADVRAFVTDGRQGVNYRAGTWHAIQSVLEREGEFLVVDRGGDGNNCDEQPLEARVTLG, from the coding sequence ATGCTGGAACTTGTTGCGCAGCCACTGACTGCTGAGGCCTTCTCCGCCTTCGGTGATGTGATCGATTCGAGAACTTCTGAGCATTTCCCGATCAATGCGGGGCGTACCCAGCGTCACCATGATCTCGCCAGGGTAGAGACGTTGGGCGACAACGCGCATACCTTGATCAGTATCTTTGTCAGTCAGCCGATTTCACTGCCGCTGGAACTGACATTTCTCGAACGCCATCCTCAGGGCAGCCAGGCCTTCATGCCGCTGCACGAAGAGCGGTTCGTGATCGTCGTCGCTCCGCCGGGAGAGAACATTGATCCAGCGGACGTACGTGCCTTTGTCACTGATGGGCGTCAGGGGGTCAATTATCGTGCCGGAACCTGGCATGCCATCCAGTCAGTTCTGGAACGCGAAGGCGAGTTCCTGGTCGTTGACCGCGGTGGTGATGGCAACAATTGTGACGAGCAGCCCCTGGAGGCTCGCGTCACTCTGGGCTGA
- the puuE gene encoding allantoinase PuuE: MSTSSSYPRDLIGYGQNPPHANWPGKARIAVQFVLNYEEGGENCVLHGDAGSEQFLSEIIGADSYPDRHLSMESIYEYGSRAGVWRILREFERRGLPLTVFGVAMALERNPEVAHAFKELGHEIAGHGYRWIHYQQVSEKIEREHMRRAIEIFEKLYGEPPSGWYTGRDSPNTRRLVIDEGSFLYDSDYYGDDLPFWTREADSEGVERSHLVVPYTLDSNDMRFAAPQGFNTGDHFFTYLRDAFDVLYAEGEESPKMLSIGLHCRLIGRPGRFRGLQRFLDHIEAHDRVWVTRRVDIARHWAEHFPAPTGQA, translated from the coding sequence ATGAGTACGTCGTCTTCCTATCCCCGTGATCTGATCGGCTACGGTCAGAACCCGCCTCACGCCAATTGGCCCGGTAAGGCACGGATTGCTGTCCAGTTTGTGCTCAACTACGAAGAAGGTGGTGAGAACTGCGTGCTGCATGGTGATGCCGGTTCGGAACAGTTCCTGTCAGAGATCATCGGTGCCGACAGTTACCCGGACCGCCACCTGAGCATGGAGTCCATCTATGAGTACGGCTCACGCGCCGGTGTCTGGCGTATTCTGAGGGAGTTTGAACGCCGTGGTTTGCCGCTGACGGTATTTGGTGTGGCCATGGCGCTGGAGCGCAATCCGGAAGTGGCACATGCCTTCAAGGAACTGGGCCACGAGATTGCCGGCCACGGCTATCGTTGGATTCATTACCAGCAGGTGTCGGAAAAGATCGAACGCGAGCATATGCGTCGCGCTATCGAGATCTTCGAAAAGCTGTATGGGGAGCCTCCGTCGGGTTGGTACACCGGCCGTGACAGTCCCAACACTCGTCGTCTGGTGATCGATGAGGGCAGCTTCCTCTATGACAGCGACTATTATGGCGATGATTTGCCGTTCTGGACTCGTGAAGCGGATAGCGAAGGCGTCGAGCGGTCCCATCTGGTGGTGCCCTATACCCTCGACAGCAATGATATGCGCTTCGCCGCTCCTCAGGGCTTCAACACCGGCGATCACTTCTTCACCTATCTGCGTGATGCCTTCGATGTGCTCTACGCAGAGGGTGAGGAGTCACCGAAGATGCTGTCGATTGGCTTGCATTGCCGTTTGATTGGACGGCCGGGCCGCTTCCGTGGCCTGCAGCGTTTCCTTGATCATATCGAGGCACATGATCGTGTCTGGGTGACGCGTCGAGTGGATATCGCCCGTCACTGGGCGGAGCATTTCCCTGCGCCGACTGGCCAGGCGTGA
- a CDS encoding TRAP transporter substrate-binding protein, which translates to MTTRRIPHYGAALVTALSLSVPLVAGAETLRFGGNFTDDHSSSRAMEMFKEELVERTGGELDAQLFPNMQLGGAGENVDQVSSGAIMGTWIGISYLSRTVPELEALSLPFAFDDREEAFNLIDGEVGDLLDEKLAEKGFIALGYMELGFRNVTNNVRPLETLDDFQDLKIRLQPNQTHLDTFRAIGANPVSMDINEVYGALQQGVLDGQENPYSIISTKRLDEVQKYLSDTGHFYDYIVVIANRDKFNSLEDEQQLAVRDAMAEAVAWQRRTAAEEDETARNTLIERGMEFTPLSDETRAALREASQSVVNDLRDKIGADIIDQVLEGASS; encoded by the coding sequence ATGACAACACGACGTATCCCCCACTATGGCGCTGCCCTGGTGACGGCGCTGAGCCTGAGCGTTCCTCTTGTGGCTGGAGCCGAGACCCTACGCTTCGGCGGCAACTTCACGGATGACCATTCCAGCAGTCGAGCCATGGAGATGTTCAAGGAAGAACTGGTAGAGAGAACCGGTGGCGAACTTGACGCTCAGCTGTTCCCCAACATGCAGCTGGGGGGAGCTGGAGAGAATGTCGACCAGGTCAGCTCGGGCGCCATCATGGGTACCTGGATCGGTATTTCCTATCTGTCACGCACGGTGCCTGAGCTTGAGGCGCTGAGCCTGCCCTTCGCATTTGATGATCGCGAAGAAGCCTTCAACCTGATCGATGGGGAAGTCGGGGACCTTCTGGATGAGAAGCTGGCCGAGAAAGGTTTTATCGCACTGGGCTACATGGAGCTGGGATTCCGCAACGTAACCAACAATGTGCGGCCTCTCGAAACGCTGGATGACTTTCAGGACCTGAAGATCCGCCTGCAACCCAACCAGACCCACCTCGACACCTTCCGCGCCATCGGTGCGAACCCGGTATCCATGGATATCAACGAGGTCTACGGTGCCCTGCAGCAGGGTGTTCTGGATGGCCAGGAGAACCCCTACAGCATCATCAGTACCAAGCGCCTGGATGAGGTTCAGAAGTACCTTTCCGACACAGGCCACTTCTATGACTACATCGTGGTGATTGCCAACCGCGACAAATTCAATTCCCTGGAGGACGAACAACAACTAGCTGTACGTGATGCCATGGCTGAAGCCGTCGCCTGGCAACGCAGAACCGCCGCAGAGGAAGACGAGACCGCTCGCAACACTCTGATCGAACGAGGAATGGAGTTCACCCCACTCAGCGATGAGACTCGCGCGGCCTTGCGTGAGGCATCCCAAAGCGTCGTGAACGACCTGCGTGACAAGATCGGCGCAGACATCATCGATCAGGTCCTTGAGGGGGCCTCGTCATGA
- a CDS encoding GntR family transcriptional regulator, giving the protein MTMDSDASSSVDTTSHRRRIQSTSLAQEAYQVLQQMIVHGELAPGARIVEPALCEQLGISRTPLREALSLLASDGLITPRRNRNAIVSLIDAQELEHLFEVEAGIERLAVSLAAERMSNTEIKQLETLQEQLEKLLEKGDRDAYFTLNQRIHSLLVAGARNPVLEETHRRLLGRLERARYLALDRLGRWQESTDEHRAILEALKVRDGELAGRLLSEHVHHTGDAITAINRAPKGKTETKSPPQASDA; this is encoded by the coding sequence ATGACCATGGATAGCGACGCCAGCTCTTCTGTCGATACCACTTCACATCGACGCCGTATTCAAAGCACTTCTCTGGCTCAGGAGGCCTATCAAGTTCTTCAGCAGATGATCGTCCACGGCGAATTGGCGCCGGGGGCAAGAATCGTCGAACCCGCGCTGTGTGAGCAATTGGGTATCTCACGCACTCCTCTGCGCGAAGCGCTCAGCCTGCTGGCCAGCGATGGCCTGATCACCCCCAGACGCAACCGCAATGCGATCGTCAGCCTCATTGATGCTCAGGAACTCGAGCACCTGTTCGAGGTCGAGGCCGGAATCGAGCGTCTGGCGGTCAGTCTGGCCGCCGAGCGCATGAGCAATACCGAAATCAAGCAGCTGGAAACCCTACAGGAACAGTTGGAAAAGCTGCTTGAGAAAGGCGATAGAGACGCTTACTTCACCCTCAACCAGCGTATCCATTCGTTGCTGGTAGCGGGCGCCAGGAATCCGGTTCTGGAAGAAACCCACCGGCGTTTACTGGGACGGCTCGAACGAGCTCGCTATCTGGCCCTGGACCGCCTTGGCCGCTGGCAGGAATCCACTGACGAGCACCGCGCCATCCTCGAAGCTCTCAAGGTCCGAGATGGGGAACTGGCAGGACGGCTGCTCTCTGAACACGTGCACCATACTGGTGACGCTATCACGGCAATCAACCGAGCGCCGAAAGGCAAGACAGAAACGAAGAGCCCCCCTCAAGCATCCGATGCCTGA
- a CDS encoding TRAP transporter small permease, whose product MTSAWQRLEAHASSPLARHYLHVLALLDRTSYYAILVAMGVMTILVSTQVCARYLLGTSIDSADELSRLFFVWAIFLAIPHGIKVGIHVGIDALITLLPSRMQQLLSRLMALIGAAFMAALFWISLGAVGDKWQELMPTLPITAAVFYIAVVICAGHCCLHLVAQAFRLPPLSTVPASHKEESES is encoded by the coding sequence ATGACATCCGCCTGGCAACGGCTGGAAGCGCATGCTTCCAGCCCTCTGGCACGACACTATCTGCACGTTCTGGCACTACTGGATCGCACATCCTACTACGCCATTCTGGTCGCAATGGGTGTTATGACGATACTGGTATCCACTCAGGTATGCGCCCGCTATCTGCTGGGCACCTCCATTGATTCAGCAGATGAACTTTCTCGGTTGTTCTTCGTATGGGCCATCTTTCTGGCCATTCCTCATGGCATCAAGGTCGGCATCCATGTCGGTATCGATGCGTTGATAACTCTCCTGCCAAGCAGGATGCAACAGCTACTGTCTCGCCTGATGGCGCTGATCGGTGCGGCCTTCATGGCAGCGCTTTTCTGGATAAGTCTGGGCGCAGTTGGCGACAAGTGGCAGGAACTGATGCCGACGCTGCCGATCACCGCCGCCGTCTTCTACATCGCGGTAGTGATCTGTGCCGGGCACTGCTGCCTGCATCTTGTCGCTCAGGCCTTCCGGCTCCCCCCGCTGTCCACGGTACCGGCCAGCCACAAGGAGGAAAGCGAGTCATGA